The Chloroflexus aggregans DSM 9485 genome segment CACGACCTACGCCCCGCGCCTCATTGGCTACTTCAGCCGTCGCCTGCGCGACCCCGACCTCGCCCGCGACCTGCACCACGAATTGTTCCTGCGGCTGCTCGAACGCGCCCCCACCTTCACCGACCGGGGCGTGCCCATCGAGGCGTGGCTTTTTCGCCTCGCCCACGACCTCGTCGTTGATACACATCGGCGTGCCGGGCGGAGCGTCCCCCTGACCGACGCGGCGCACTCCGCCGCTGACGATGCTGTTACCCTTACCTGCCTCCACGCTGCCGACCAGGCTGCGCTCTACCAGGCCATCACCACGCTGCCCCTGACCTACCGGCGTGTGCTCACCTTGCGCTTTCGTGACAACTGCTCGCTCGCCGATACCGCGCTTCAGCTCGGTCTCTCCCTCTCGGCCACTAAGGCCCTCCAACGTCGCGCCATCGCTTGCCTCCGCGCTCTCCTCTCCCCGCCGATGGCGTGACACCACGACGCGGGTGGGTTCACCCCCACCCGCTCTGTGTATCGCAACGATGGTCTGACACCGA includes the following:
- a CDS encoding RNA polymerase sigma factor; the encoded protein is MHSPTHSTIVTGLRQRDPQIIGWLYTTYAPRLIGYFSRRLRDPDLARDLHHELFLRLLERAPTFTDRGVPIEAWLFRLAHDLVVDTHRRAGRSVPLTDAAHSAADDAVTLTCLHAADQAALYQAITTLPLTYRRVLTLRFRDNCSLADTALQLGLSLSATKALQRRAIACLRALLSPPMA